The following are from one region of the Nicotiana tabacum cultivar K326 chromosome 3, ASM71507v2, whole genome shotgun sequence genome:
- the LOC142176740 gene encoding uncharacterized protein LOC142176740 produces the protein MGSLAHIAPARRLLAKDIQSLEDTGIRFSVRNSEALLACAQAKSSFVERIKATQYEDERLCKYRDKVLDGKSKDMTVESDGVLRMCERLCVAYVDGLRHAILKEAHNTKYIIHPGSTKMYHDLKQFYWWEGRKKDVANFISSCLTCQQVKAKHQRPAGLLQQTEIPEWKWEGITMDFVTGLPRTLRGYDSVWVIVDRLTKLAHFLPVKTTYGGVRVRSKLLLKETKQKASKQRKKRKEKEQRKKEGNEKRRRKKWVQRIGAISITVEES, from the exons ATGGGGAGTTTGGCACATATAGCCCCTGCAAGGAGACTTTTAGCTAAAGATATTCAGAGCCTAGAAGATACAGGTATCAGATTTAGTGTCAGAAATTCAGAGGCATTGTTGGCTTGTGCTCAGGCTAAGTCTTCATTTGTTGAGCGCATTAAGGCCACCCAATATGAGGATGAACGATTATGTAAATACAGAGATAAGGTCCTAGATGGCAAAAGCAAGGATATGACTGTTGAAAGTGATGGTGTTCTTCGAATGTGTGAGAGGCTATGTGTAGCATACGTAGATGGGTTGAGACATGCTATTCTTAAAGAAGCTCACAACACTAAATACATCATACATCCTGGATCCACAAAAATGTACCATGACCTAAAGCAATTTTATTGGTGGGAAGGTAGGAAGAAAGATGTGGCTAACTTTAtttctagttgtttgacttgtcagcaggtcaaggctAAGCATCAGCGACCCGCAGGATTACTACAACAAactgagattccagagtggaaatgggaaggaattactatggattttgtcacCGGGCTACCACGAACCCTTAGAGGTTATGACTCggtatgggtgattgtagatcgactgACGAAAttagcacactttttgccggtgaAGACTACATATGGTGGAGTCAG GGTTAGAAGCAAATTGCTTCTGAAGGAAACGAAGCAGAAAGCTTCAAAACAGCGtaaaaaacgaaaagaaaaagagcagaggaagaaagaaggaaacGAGAAAAGAAGGAGGAAAAAGTGGGTGCAACGTATTGGAGCCATATCTATAACTGTTGAGGAATCTTAA